The following coding sequences lie in one Nakaseomyces glabratus chromosome K, complete sequence genomic window:
- the IPC1 gene encoding phosphatase PAP2 family protein (CAGL0K02805g~Predicted inositolphosphorylceramide (IPC) synthase, catalyzes the essential step in sphingolipid biosynthesis; potential antifungal drug target), translated as MRLGRWFAILSSKLCSDTDVTKLERSLDVRVTLRRLRSYRPTIGDTVHYSFLSMILLYSYFANPLPFIVKTLIAMILMTLFVVPMTSQFFFNALPILTWLILYFTSSHIPNSHRPSISVEVLPAIETILYGDNLSEILAAWQNTILDILAWIPYGLFHFGAPFVVAIVLFIFGPPTVLQGYAFAFGYVNLFGVLFQNIFPAAAPWYKIHYGLQVANYSIKGMPGGLSRIDDLLGVNLYSSGFKNSAVVFGAFPSLHSACATMEALFFSYCFPSLTPLFIFYVWWLWWSTMYLTHHYFVDLTAGSVLAYFIFQYTKYTHLPIVDPNLLFRWSYDSIEFYDVKNNDPLSITNNDIESIPLNTIELDTEEVFNIEREKSRTPELSHAVSSSSLANGRSQTYPNTGNTFKSKTRLSKLVI; from the coding sequence ATGAGACTTGGAAGATGGTTTGCTATTTTGAGCTCAAAATTATGCTCAGATACAGATGTAACTAAGTTGGAGAGAAGTCTTGATGTAAGGGTCACATTAAGACGACTCAGGAGTTACAGACCCACAATAGGTGACACAGTTCATTATTCATTTTTGTCAATGATTCTATTGTATTCATATTTTGCTAATCCACTACCATTCATTGTGAAAACATTGATAGCGATGATTTTAATGACTCTGTTTGTCGTCCCGATGACATctcaatttttctttaatgcACTTCCAATATTGACATGGCTAATCTTGTATTTTACATCATCACATATTCCTAATAGTCATAGACCTTCAATTTCTGTTGAGGTGCTTCCTGCCATTGAAACTATCCTGTATGGCGATAACTTAAGTGAGATTTTGGCTGCATGGCAAAATACAATTCTAGATATCCTAGCTTGGATTCCATATGGTCTGTTTCACTTTGGCGCACCATTTGTGGTTGcaattgttttatttatatttggACCACCGACAGTTCTTCAGGGTTATGCGTTTGCGTTTGGTTATGTGAATTTATTTGGGGTGTTATTCCAAAACATATTTCCCGCCGCGGCTCCTTGGTATAAAATACATTATGGACTCCAAGTTGCAAATTACAGTATCAAAGGTATGCCTGGTGGACTTTCTAGAATTGATGATCTTTTGGGTGTGAATTTATATTCAAGTGGTTTTAAGAACTCTGCTGTCGTTTTTGGAGcttttccttctcttcATTCTGCATGTGCAACTATGGAAGCACTCTTCTTCTCATATTGTTTTCCAAGCTTGACACCGCTCTTTATTTTCTACGTTTGGTGGTTATGGTGGTCTACAATGTATCTTACTCATCATTATTTTGTTGATCTAACAGCAGGTTCTGTTTTGGCTTATTTCATATTTCAATATACCAAATACACACATCTACCTATTGTTGATCCAAATCTGCTCTTCCGTTGGTCCTACGACAGTATTGAATTTTACGATGTTAAGAACAATGACCCTTTATCCATTACAAATAACGATATAGAGAGTATACCTCTAAACACCATTGAACTAGATACAGAAGAAGTGTTCAATATTGAGCGGGAAAAATCTAGGACACCAGAATTGTCACATGCAGtgtcttcatcttctctAGCTAACGGTCGCTCTCAAACATATCCAAATACTGGAAATACATTCAAATCCAAGACAAGACTGAGTAAACTGGTCATTTAA
- the DID4 gene encoding ESCRT-III subunit protein DID4 (CAGL0K02827g~Ortholog(s) have role in protein transport to vacuole involved in ubiquitin-dependent protein catabolic process via the multivesicular body sorting pathway and cytoplasm localization), whose translation MGLTEWFFGKSMTPQERLKKNQRALERTQRELDREKRKLETQEKKLIADVKKSAKNGQIDAAKIQAKDLVRTRNYIQKFDNMKAQLQAISLRIQAVRSSDQMTRSMREATGLLAGMNRSMNLPQLQKISMEFEKQSDLMDQRQEFMDEAIDNVMGDELEENEDADEIVNKVLDEIGIDLNSQLQNTPQHELKLPGEAESQNGVAETVGASGSGGDTKMSPDDDLQARLDSLKRQ comes from the exons ATGGGACTCACAGAATGGTTTTTTGGGAAGAGCATGACCCCACAGGAGAGGCTTAAGAAG AATCAAAGAGCACTAGAAAGAACCCAGCGGGAATTAGACagagagaagagaaagCTTGAAacacaagaaaaaaaattgatagcTGATGTCAAGAAGTCTGCCAAAAATGGACAAATAGATGCAGCAAAGATACAAGCCAAAGATTTGGTACGGACTAGAAATTATATCCAAAAGTTTGATAATATGAAAGCACAATTACAGGCTATTTCTTTGAGGATTCAGGCAGTAAGAAGCAGTGATCAAATGACGAGATCTATGAGAGAGGCAACTGGATTGCTAGCCGGTATGAATAGATCCATGAATCTGCCTCAGctacaaaaaatatcaatggAATTCGAAAAACAAAGTGATTTGATGGACCAAAGACAAGAGTTTATGGATGAGGCCATTGACAATGTAATGGGAGATGAGttggaagaaaatgaagatgcAGATGAAATAGTTAACAAAgttcttgatgaaattgGAATTGATTTGAACTCCCAATTACAAAATACTCCTCAGCATGAGTTAAAACTACCAGGAGAAGCTGAATCGCAGAATGGGGTAGCAGAAACCGTAGGTGCTTCTGGGTCTGGGGGTGATACGAAAATGAGTCCTGATGATGACCTTCAGGCCAGATTAGACAGCTTAAAGAGACAATAA
- the OSH7 gene encoding oxysterol-binding protein related protein OSH7 (CAGL0K02849g~Ortholog(s) have cytosol, nucleus localization), whose translation MKDSLKIKGNSASHSSTSLSESMSKVSISSKSNENIDTDDIDENDESGQNILLSIIAQLKPGCDLSKITLPTFILEKKSMLERITNQLQFPDIVLDAHQEKDELQRFVKIVKWYLAGWHIAPKAVKKPLNPVLGEHFTCYWDLPNKQQAFYIAEQTCHHPPESAYFYMIPESNIRVDGVVIPKSRFLGNSSAAIMAGETILQFLDMKDKDGKPEKYTLSQPNIYARGILFGKMRMEVGDHMIIKGPKYEVDVEFKTKGFISGTYDAIEGVIKDKKGKEYYQISGKWNDIMYIKDLREKHAKKTVLFDTHKNKPLKPKVRPLEEQGEYESRRLWKKVTDALAVRDHEVATEEKFKIEDYQRQLRKKRLEDGVEFHPKLFRKANPGDDIDHYIYKHIPEGDDYEAQIKSILEIAPILPGQKFTEKFAIPAFKKHEIQEKSMSQLSLHKAK comes from the coding sequence ATGAAGGACAGTTTAAAAATCAAAGGGAACTCTGCttctcattcttcaacttcCTTATCAGAAAGCATGTCAAAAGTGTCTATCAGTTCCAAaagtaatgaaaatatagatacggatgatattgatgagaATGATGAATCCGGCCAAAATATACTGTTGAGTATCATAGCACAATTGAAGCCGGGATGTGATTTGAGTAAAATCACATTACCGACCTTTATTCTTGAGAAGAAGTCAATGCTAGAGAGAATCACAAACCAGTTACAATTTCCTGATATTGTTTTAGATGCCCATCAAGAAAAGGATGAATTACAGAGGTTTGTAAAGATTGTGAAATGGTATTTAGCTGGTTGGCATATTGCACCCAAAGCTGTTAAAAAGCCCTTAAACCCTGTATTAGGTGAACATTTTACCTGCTATTGGGATCTCCCTAATAAACAGCAGGCTTTCTATATCGCTGAACAGACATGTCACCATCCGCCTGAATCTGCATACTTTTATATGATTCCTGAATCCAATATAAGAGTCGATGGTGTCGTAATCCCAAAGTCCAGATTTTTGGGTAACTCATCTGCTGCTATAATGGCTGGTGAAACAATTTTACAATTTCTTGACATGAAAGATAAGGACGGCAAGCCAGAAAAGTATACATTGTCGCAACCAAATATTTATGCAAGAGGAATCCTATTTGGTAAGATGAGAATGGAGGTCGGGGACCACATGATAATTAAAGGTCCAAAATATGAGGTAGATGTTGAGTTCAAAACCAAAGGTTTTATATCTGGTACTTATGATGCGATTGAAGGTGTTATCAAGGACAAAAAGGgtaaagaatattatcaaattaGTGGTAAATGGAATGATATTATGTACATTAAAGATTTAAGAGAAAAGCATGCGAAAAAGACCGTCTTATTTGATACTCATAAAAATAAACCTTTGAAACCAAAGGTTAGGCCATTGGAAGAGCAAGGTGAATATGAGTCACGTAGATTGTGGAAGAAGGTTACTGATGCCTTGGCAGTTCGGGATCATGAAGTCGCAACGGAAGAAAAgttcaaaattgaagaCTACCAAAGACAGCTACGGAAGAAAAGACTTGAGGATGGGGTTGAATTTCATCCAAAACTATTCAGGAAAGCTAATCCGGgtgatgatattgatcattatatttataagcATATACCTGAAGGTGATGATTATGAAGCTCAGATTAAAAGTATTTTGGAGATTGCACCAATTTTACCAGGCCAGAAATTTACAGAGAAATTCGCAATACCTGCTTTTAAGAAGCATGAAATACAAGAGAAGTCCATGTCTCAGCTTTCACTACACAAAGCTAAGTAG
- the QCR10 gene encoding ubiquinol--cytochrome-c reductase subunit 10 (CAGL0K02893g~Ortholog(s) have ubiquinol-cytochrome-c reductase activity, role in aerobic respiration, mitochondrial electron transport, ubiquinol to cytochrome c and mitochondrial respiratory chain complex III localization), with protein MVSYISRLAAAPGLHFGKISFKNLLNYSPNLMVWGATSFAGILVFVEGWPLFQQTLFQKIPVFGSHWIKEIPPEDKSN; from the exons ATGGTTTCG TATATCTCTAGACTAGCTGCTGCTCCAGGCTTACACTTCGGCAAGATCTCTTTCAAGAATCTTTTGAACTACTCTCCTAATTTAATGGTATGGGGAGCTACCTCTTTTGCTGGTATTCTAGTGTTTGTTGAGGGTTGGCCGTTATTCCAACAGACTTTGTTCCAAAAGATTCCAGTCTTCGGATCCCATTGGATCAAGGAGATTCCACCAGAGGACAAATCAAACTAA
- the LEU5 gene encoding coenzyme A transporter (CAGL0K02915g~Ortholog(s) have coenzyme A transmembrane transporter activity, role in coenzyme A transport and mitochondrial inner membrane localization): MSKSDGSSEQHILNSENEIAMTKTNNRQAVDKNSLDYVVRSGLAGGVSGSCAKTLIAPLDRIKILFQTSNPHYSKYAGSLVGLYEAAKHIWINDGIRGFFQGHSVTLLRIFPYAAVKFVAYEQIRSILIPSREYESHWRRLASGSLAGLCSVFITYPLDLTRVRLAYVTEHKRVKLRDIVKTIYHEPASEGLTSHLLVPKWFAHWCNFYRGYVPTVLGMIPYAGVSFFAHDLIHDIMKSSLMAPYAVKQLSSQEELERKKLRQKTPLRTWAELVAGGLSGILSQTAAYPLEIIRRRLQVSTLSPRKMYDHKFQSISSIARIIYQEKGWRGFFVGLSIGYIKVTPMVACSFFVYERMKWHLGI, from the coding sequence ATGTCAAAGAGTGATGGGTCTTCCGAGCAGCATATATTGAATAGTGAAAACGAAATAGCGATGACTAAAACTAACAATCGTCAGGCGGTCGACAAGAACTCATTAGATTACGTTGTGCGGTCCGGCCTTGCTGGAGGTGTATCTGGTTCTTGTGCAAAAACACTCATAGCCCCTCTGGATCgaataaaaattttatttcaaacGTCGAATCCCCATTATAGTAAATATGCGGGATCCCTGGTTGGACTTTATGAGGCAGCAAAGCATATTTGGATAAATGATGGTATTCGTGGGTTCTTTCAAGGCCACTCGGTAACTTTATTGAGAATATTCCCATATGCTGCTGTCAAATTTGTGGCATATGAACAAATTAGGAGTATACTAATACCATCGAGAGAATATGAATCTCATTGGAGAAGACTTGCCAGCGGTTCATTAGCAGGATTATGCAGTGTGTTCATAACTTATCCTTTGGATTTGACTAGAGTACGACTTGCTTATGTAACGGAACACAAAAGGGTAAAACTAAGAGACATAGTGAAGACAATATACCATGAACCAGCATCGGAAGGGCTAACTTCGCATTTGCTTGTGCCAAAATGGTTTGCCCATTGGTGTAATTTCTACAGAGGCTATGTACCAACCGTTCTTGGCATGATTCCTTATGCTggtgtttctttttttgctcACGATTTAATTCACGATATCATGAAATCTTCATTAATGGCGCCATACGCTGTCAAACAATTATCTAGTCAAGAAGAGttagaaagaaaaaaattgagGCAGAAAACTCCGTTAAGAACTTGGGCAGAATTAGTTGCCGGAGGTCTGTCTGGTATTTTATCTCAGACAGCTGCCTATCCCTTAGAGAttataagaagaagattacAAGTCAGCACTTTGAGTCCGAGGAAGATGTACGACCACAAATTTCAGTCAATCTCCAGTATTGCGAGAATAATCTACCAAGAAAAAGGCTGGAGAGGATTTTTTGTAGGTTTAAGCATTGGCTACATCAAAGTTACGCCAATGGTGGCATGCagcttttttgtttatgaAAGAATGAAATGGCATTTGGGTATttag
- the TCD1 gene encoding tRNA threonylcarbamoyladenosine dehydratase (CAGL0K02937g~Ortholog(s) have tRNA threonylcarbamoyladenosine dehydratase activity, role in cyclic threonylcarbamoyladenosine biosynthetic process and mitochondrial outer membrane localization) yields MGKDHWKLVAVTAAVTITLTKIAEVAWKKYVEQKDAITQQVSVKKMLKREYDDNLFREQLARNYAFLGEDGMEKLKNQYIVVVGAGGVGSWVVTMLIRSGCKKIRVIDFDQVSLSSLNRHSCATLEDVGASKVDCLKAHMEKIAPWCQIEAINSLWNKENGEELLLGGGKPTMVVDCIDNIDTKVDLLEFTYSNKIEVISSMGASTKSDPTRINVGDITITEEDPLARAVRRRLKIKGITTGINVVFSAEKPDPRKAKLLPLPDDEYSKGKVGELSALKDFRVRILPVLGTMPGIFGLTIATWILTKVSGYPMNPIEGKNRIKVYDGIYQSLAGQMTRIGMPDQRVPIALKEVGYIVEEVFRGKSPVSGFSTRLTLSKWDPKKPVSLQNVVVLTKEEQKEHEQRILNGKEALSDVYSQDVIDLVNQRFEEELYYSRYR; encoded by the coding sequence ATGGGTAAAGATCACTGGAAATTAGTAGCAGTAACTGCAGCAGTGACTATCACTTTGACTAAAATTGCAGAAGTCGCTTGGAAAAAGTATGTAGAGCAGAAGGATGCTATTACTCAACAGGTTTCAGTGAAAAAGATGCTGAAAAGGGAATATGATGATAATTTATTTCGTGAACAGCTGGCACGTAACTATGCCTTCTTGGGTGAGGATGGTATggagaagttgaagaacCAATATATCGTTGTTGTTGGTGCAGGTGGTGTGGGTTCTTGGGTTGTTACAATGCTAATCAGATCAGGTTGTAAGAAGATTAGAGTGATTGATTTCGATCAAGTATCACTAAGCTCTTTGAACAGACATAGTTGTGCAACTTTAGAAGATGTAGGTGCCTCTAAAGTCGACTGCTTGAAAGCACATATGGAAAAAATAGCGCCTTGGTGTCAGATTGAGGCTATTAACTCTCTTTGGAACAAGGAAAATGGTGAGGAATTACTATTAGGAGGTGGCAAGCCTACTATGGTAGTCGACTGTATTGATAACATTGACACGAAGGTTGACCTATTAGAATTTACATACAGCAACAAAATTGAGGTGATTTCATCGATGGGTGCTTCTACAAAGAGTGATCCAACTAGGATAAATGTTGGTGATATAACAAttacagaagaagatcCTTTAGCAAGAGCagtaagaagaagattgaaaataaaaggtATTACTACTGGTATAAATGTTGTATTCAGTGCAGAAAAACCTGATCCAAGGAAGGCAAAACTGTTGCCGTTGCCAGATGATGAGTATAGTAAGGGTAAGGTGGGTGAATTGAGCGCCCTAAAGGATTTTAGAGTTCGTATTTTGCCAGTATTAGGGACTATGCCTGGTATCTTTGGTTTAACTATTGCAACTTGGATATTAACCAAGGTTTCTGGTTATCCAATGAATCCAATTGAAGGTAAGAACAGAATCAAAGTCTATGATGGCATTTATCAATCGTTGGCTGGCCAGATGACCAGAATTGGTATGCCAGATCAAAGAGTCCCAATTGCTTTGAAAGAGGTCGGTTATATAGTCGAAGAGGTCTTCAGAGGAAAATCTCCAGTTAGTGGGTTTTCTACAAGACTAACATTATCTAAGTGGGATCCAAAAAAACCTGTCTCTCTGCAAAACGTTGTTGTACTTACCAAAGAGGAACAAAAGGAACATGAGCAAAGAATTCTGAATGGTAAGGAAGCTTTATCAGATGTTTATAGCCAAGATGTGATAGATTTGGTGAATCAACGATTTGAGGAAGAACTGTACTATTCTCGATACAGATAG